A single genomic interval of Polaribacter vadi harbors:
- a CDS encoding PD40 domain-containing protein: protein MRKYVLIFSALALVVLFNACNTKKSKENNLSVEQSLYLGQKPPGLKPEPFAPGIVTTEGWEYCGGFTPDLKEFYYLREIGETKEDKKTEFVVIQNKDNQWKKTVISLRVGTPFISPDGKIMYLGKRYKERLDNGNWSEIKKLGFPFDSLPIMRLTASSKGTYFFDEFKSDFTGDIRYSRIVNGEREEPKLLSKKINGGKSFHPFIASDESYLIFDGKREGGYGDSDIYISFRTKDGSWGDAINLGDIVNTGAWEASATVTPDGKYLFFNRNMGSDNYENVDIFWVSTQIIEKLRPKQ, encoded by the coding sequence ATGAGAAAATACGTACTAATATTTTCAGCACTGGCGCTTGTAGTATTATTTAATGCTTGTAATACTAAGAAATCAAAAGAGAATAATTTATCTGTTGAGCAAAGTCTTTATCTTGGTCAAAAACCTCCTGGTTTAAAGCCTGAACCTTTCGCTCCTGGTATAGTTACAACAGAAGGTTGGGAATATTGTGGAGGATTCACGCCTGACCTAAAAGAATTCTATTACCTCAGAGAAATTGGGGAAACCAAAGAGGATAAAAAAACAGAATTTGTAGTTATTCAAAATAAAGATAATCAATGGAAAAAGACTGTTATATCTCTAAGAGTGGGAACACCCTTTATCTCTCCCGATGGTAAAATAATGTATTTAGGTAAAAGATATAAGGAACGATTGGATAACGGAAATTGGTCTGAAATAAAAAAACTTGGCTTTCCTTTTGACAGCTTACCCATTATGCGTCTTACAGCTTCTTCTAAAGGGACCTATTTTTTTGATGAGTTCAAATCAGACTTCACTGGTGATATTCGTTATTCACGGATAGTGAATGGAGAACGTGAAGAACCGAAACTGCTTAGTAAAAAGATTAATGGAGGCAAAAGTTTTCACCCCTTCATCGCCTCAGATGAGTCCTATCTAATATTTGATGGTAAAAGAGAAGGCGGATATGGTGATTCTGATATTTATATTAGTTTTCGAACAAAAGATGGTTCATGGGGTGATGCCATTAATTTAGGAGACATAGTAAACACAGGAGCTTGGGAAGCTTCTGCGACTGTGACACCAGATGGAAAATACCTTTTTTTTAATAGAAATATGGGCTCAGACAATTATGAGAATGTAGACATTTTTTGGGTAAGTACTCAAATTATAGAAAAACTAAGACCAAAACAGTAA